The Isachenkonia alkalipeptolytica genome includes the window AATTGTCGAAGAACTGTTTTGTCCCCGCCGGAAAATCGAAATCTCCCTTTAGCGACTTTTATAATATATCATATATATTAATGGATGTCAACGGTTTTTTTAATCTTTCGGACTTTCTCTTTTTGTCTCATCTCAATGGGTCCAGCCCTTTTGATTCAACCGTCTAACAACCAATCGCCAGCTTTTCAGCGACAAGATTTATCTTATCATCTTCTCTGCTCTCCGTCAAGGCTTTTTTTCACTTTTGTCTTTTCGGATTTTTCCGGGTTTTACTTTCCCGTTTTTAGCGACTCAACTAATATACCACCTTAGCTTTTTTGTGTCAACACTTTTTTACCTTTAGCCAACGAGTTTATCCAGAGGGATTTTACATTTGCCAAGGATATTCCAAGGACAATGACGATCCCCCCAAGAATTTGCAAAGGATAAAGGGTTTCTTTCAGTACGATGGCCGCCGCCAGCACGCCTACAAAGGGCATTAAATTAATATATACATTCGTAACCGTAGCTCCCAACTCTTTTAAGGCGGAAAGGTACATAAAGGTACAAAGGGCGGAACAAAACAGGGTCAAATACAGTATATTTCCCCAGGAAACCATGGAAATGGGGCCCCAGCTCCTGTACTCCATTAATGCCACGGGAAGCAAAACCAAACTGCCGTAAAGACTTTGATAGGTCGAGTTGAACAATATGGAGTACTTGTTCTCCAAGGTCTTGTTTGCCAAGGAAAAGACCACCCAGCTCAGGGCCGCTCCGATAAGAAGCATACTACCTATTATTTCACGGTACCCTCCGCTGATCCTTAGGGAGTTCCCGATGACAAGGCCCACCC containing:
- a CDS encoding DMT family transporter → MKNNKIKANILILLTVFFWGISATNTKIVLEEVPPGTLAFIRFSLATVLLWSINRKINPEMRLEKKDRKRMMFCGVTGISLYFILETYGISLISAANATILLASIPIFTMLGERVFLKRPIKKAESLGAVITLAGVGLVIGNSLRISGGYREIIGSMLLIGAALSWVVFSLANKTLENKYSILFNSTYQSLYGSLVLLPVALMEYRSWGPISMVSWGNILYLTLFCSALCTFMYLSALKELGATVTNVYINLMPFVGVLAAAIVLKETLYPLQILGGIVIVLGISLANVKSLWINSLAKGKKVLTQKS